In a single window of the Etheostoma spectabile isolate EspeVRDwgs_2016 chromosome 3, UIUC_Espe_1.0, whole genome shotgun sequence genome:
- the LOC116687157 gene encoding retinol-binding protein 2, translating into MPADYNGRWEMVSNENFEETMKAIDIDFATRKIAAHLHQTKVIVQNGDKFETKTLSTFRNYEVNFTVGEEFEEFTKGLDNRKLKTLVTWDGDKLVCVQKGEKANRGWKHWIEGDLLHLEITVLDKVCHQVFKKA; encoded by the exons ATGCCTGCAGACTACAATGGACGTTGGGAGATGGTGAGCAATGAGAACTTTGAGGAGACCATGAAAGCCATTG ACATTGACTTTGCTACCAGAAAGATAGCTGCCCACCTTCATCAGACAAAGGTGATCGTCCAGAATGGAGACAAGTTTGAAACAAAGACCCTGAGCACCTTCAGAAACTATGAGGTCAATTTCACCGTGGGAGAGGAGTTTGAAGAGTTCACAAAGGGCCTGGACAACCGAAAACTCAAG ACACTGGTTACCTGGGATGGGGACAAGCTGGTGTGTGTTCAGAAGGGGGAGAAAGCTAATCGCGGCTGGAAACACTGGATCGAGGGAGACCTGCTACACCTG GAAATTACTGTGCTGGACAAGGTCTGCCACCAAGTATTTAAGAAGGCCTAA